In Erigeron canadensis isolate Cc75 chromosome 7, C_canadensis_v1, whole genome shotgun sequence, one DNA window encodes the following:
- the LOC122608875 gene encoding uncharacterized protein LOC122608875 has product MAALHGGDGGNDPPNWGWNPEWGCRRTGGISTGRAVAANNDLEREFQNSGRRISLMLNNDLSRWQAIGDHAKWYKSYLETYVATVPHNYESWDQVPQPIKDGLTDWLMRRFYLEQYLGHPENHPLREAVTRMIRQDALKIYRDKKAKFKKTWFTDKGGSQRLAELEGQPPYGMPPQVWSYLLGYWTSEPRMIAAQRNTTNRQQQNNFVSTHGRQSYAQREWRYAEDNDGRREEPPEFYLRAHTRRDGMVQDAVRPIYVKSCTNPEKRYFIGAVS; this is encoded by the exons ATGGCTGCACTTCACGGCGGAGATGGTGGCAACGACCCTCCAAATTGGGGGTGGAATCCCGAATGGGGTTGTAGGCGTACGGgtg gtattagCACAGGGAGAGCTGTTGCCGCTAACAACGATCTGGAGCGCGAGTTTCAGAATTCGGGACGCCGAATCTCGCTTATGTTAAATAACGATCTTAGTAGGTGGCAGGCAATCGGGGACCACGCCAAGTGGTACAAGAGCTATTTGGAGACCTATGTCGCTACCGTCCCACATAATTACGAGTCGTGGGATCAGGTGCCGCAGCCCATCAAGGATGGACTTACTGACTGGCTTATG AGACGGTTCTACTTAGAACAATATCTAGGTCACCCAGAAAATCACCCGTTACGAGAGGCCGTGACCAGGATGATTCGTCAGGATGCCCTGAAGATCTACAGGGATAAAAAagcaaaattcaagaagacttgGTTCACTGACAAGGGTGGGTCCCAAAGGCTGGCAGAACTGGAGGGTCAACCTCCATACGGGATGCCTCCACAGGTGTGGAGTTATCTACTGGGTTACTGGACCAGCGAGCCCCGGATGATTGCTGCTCAAAGAAACACGACAAACAGGCagcaacaaaataattttgtcagtACTCACGGTCGGCAGTCTTACGCTCAGCGTGAATGGCGTTACGCT GAAGATAATGATGGGCGACGTGAGGAGCCGCCTGAGTTTTATTTGCGGGCCCACACGAGACGAGATGGGATGGTGCAGGACGCAGTTAGGCCCATTTATGTAAAATCTTGCACAAATCCggaaaaaagatattttattg GAGCGGTTTCTTGA
- the LOC122608562 gene encoding probable LRR receptor-like serine/threonine-protein kinase At5g10290, translated as MMEMILMIIVVAFGNLHFVAPDAQGDALFDLRSTLKASPDQLTDWNQNQVNPCTWSKVSCDADNNVFSVSMSFMGFTGTLSPRIRVLSKLTILSLQGNQITGGIPEEYGNLTSLTMLDLESNRLTGQIPSSLGNLKNLQFLILSQNNLEGPIPDSLSSLQNLTSILLGFNNLSGQIPDQLFQVSKFNFTGNGLNCGFNNTRSCTSSSGDASKKSKTGLIVGVIAGVVVLLLLGCLMLFLWRARHKGYKREVFVDVAGEVDRRIAFGQLKRFAWRELQLATDNFNERNVLGQGGFGKVYKGVLGDNTKVAVKRLTDYESPGGDAAFQREVEMISVAVHRNLLRLIGFCTTPTERLLVYPYMQNLSVAYRLRELKPGEAVLDWVTRKRVALGTARGLEYLHEHCNPKIIHRDVKAANVLLDEDFEAVVGDFGLAKLVDVRKTNVTTQVRGTMGHIAPEYLSTGKSSERTDIFGYGIMLLEIVTGQRAIDFSRLEEEDDVLLLDHVKKLEREKRLDAIVDRNLNKNYDMQEVEMMIKVALLCTQGSPEDRPAMSEVVRMLEGEGLAERWEEWQNVEVNRRHEYDRLQRRFDWGEDSIYNQDAIELSGGR; from the exons ATGATGGAGATGATATTAATGATTATAGTTGTAGCGTTTGGAAATTTGCATTTTGTAGCTCCTGATGCTCAAG GGGATGCACTCTTTGATTTAAGAAGTACACTTAAGGCTTCACCTGATCAACTTACAGACTGGAACCAGAATCAAGTTAATCCATGTACTTGGTCTAAAGTTAGCTGTGATGCCGATAACAATGTTTTCTCTGT GTCTATGTCATTCATGGGATTTACTGGAACATTGTCACCAAGAATACGAGTACTGTCAAAGCTTACCATACT TTCATTACAGGGGAATCAAATAACAGGCGGCATACCAGAAGAGTATGGGAACTTGACTAGCTTGACAATGTTGGATTTGGAAAGCAATCGTTTAACTGGGCAGATACCATCTTCACTTGGAAATCTAAAAAATCTTCAGTTTTT gATCTTAAGCCAAAACAATCTCGAAGGGCCCATCCCAGACTCACTTTCAAGTCTGCAAAATTTGACTAGCAT TTTACTTGGTTTCAACAATCTCAGTGGTCAAATTCCAGATCAGTTATTTCAGGTCTCTAAATTCAA TTTCACAGGGAATGGATTGAACTGTGGCTTTAATAATACCCGTTCTTGCACATCTAGTTCTGGAG ATGCTTCAAAGAAATCAAAGACAGGGCTGATAGTTGGGGTTATTGCTGGAGTTGTCGTTCTTCTTTTGCTTGGATGCTTGATGCTGTTTTTGTGGAGAGCTAGGCACAAAGGTTACAAGCGAGAGGTCTTTGTTGATGTTGCAG GGGAAGTTGACCGAAGAATTGCATTTGGTCAGCTCAAGCGTTTTGCATGGAGAGAGCTGCAGCTTGCTACAGATAACTTCAATGAGAGAAACGTTCTTGGACAAGGAGGTTTCGGGAAGGTTTATAAAGGAGTTTTAGGAGACAATACAAAAGTTGCTGTGAAACGGTTAACTGATTACGAAAGTCCGGGTGGGGATGCAGCATTCCAACGTGAAGTCGAGATGATAAGTGTGGCTGTGCATAGGAATCTTTTACGTCTCATTGGCTTTTGCACCACACCTACTGAACGTTTGTTGGTGTATCCCTACATGCAGAACTTAAGTGTTGCCTATCGGTTACGAG AACTTAAACCTGGAGAGGCTGTTCTGGATTGGGTTACAAGGAAGCGGGTAGCTTTAGGCACTGCTCGTGGACTGGAATATCTTCATGAACATTGCAATCCTAAAATTATCCACAGGGATGTTAAGGCAGCTAATGTATTGCTCGATGAAGATTTTGAAGCCGTCGTAGGTGACTTTGGATTGGCAAAGTTGGTTGATGTTAGAAAAACTAATGTGACAACTCAAGTTCGGGGGACAATGGGTCATATAGCTCCAGAATATCTGTCTACCGGAAAGTCATCAGAAAGAACAGATATTTTTGGCTATGGGATCATGCTTCTAGAAATAGTAACTGGACAACGGGCCATAGATTTTTCACgacttgaagaagaagatgatgtgtTGTTGCTTGACCAT GTCAAAAAACTAGAAAGGGAAAAGAGGTTGGATGCTATTGTTGACCGCAATCTAAATAAGAACTACGACATGCAAGAAGTGGAGATGATGATTAAGGTAGCATTATTGTGTACCCAAGGGTCTCCAGAGGACCGACCAGCAATGTCAGAGGTAGTGCGAATGCTGGAAGGAGAAGGCCTTGCAGAACGGTGGGAAGAATGGCAAAATGTTGAAGTTAATCGTAGGCATGAGTATGATCGGTTACAAAGAAGATTTGACTGGGGAGAAGACTCGATTTATAATCAAGATGCTATAGAGCTATCTGGTGGAAGATGA